A window of Juglans regia cultivar Chandler chromosome 7, Walnut 2.0, whole genome shotgun sequence contains these coding sequences:
- the LOC118348999 gene encoding LOB domain-containing protein 1-like has product MEYKGQKPITPPITVPTPFSSSPSSSSISPSQFSPSLSSPSKYSPNFPSPSSPPTLSPSPLPNIVLSPCAACKILRRRCGEKCVLAPYFPPTHPLKFTIAHRVFGASNIIKFLQELPEYQRADAVSSMVYEANARIRDPVYGCAGAICQLQNQVSELQAQLAKAQAELVNMQCQQANLVAFICMEMSTQPNHQEEYMSVQQLQPYADTSCFSSDDNNLGSAWEPLWT; this is encoded by the exons ATGGAATACAAGGGCCAAAAACCCATAACACCACCGATCACTGTTCCCACTCCATTCTCCAGCTCTCCATCCTCTTCTAGTATTTCACCTTCCCAATTCTCTCCAAGTTTGTCTTCACCTTCTAAATATTCTCCAAATTTTCCTTCGCCTTCTTCTCCTCCtactctttctccctctcctctcccCAATATTGTTCTTAGCCCATGTGCTGCCTGCAAGATCCTTCGCCGCCGCTGCGGGGAGAAATGTGTTTTAGCTCCGTACTTTCCTCCAACTCATCCACTCAAGTTCACTATTGCTCACAGGGTTTTTGGAGCAAGCAACATCATCAAGTTTTTGCAG GAACTTCCGGAATATCAAAGAGCAGATGCAGTGAGCAGCATGGTTTATGAAGCAAATGCCAGGATTCGAGACCCAGTTTACGGTTGTGCTGGTGCGATTTGTCAACTTCAAAACCAAGTGAGCGAGCTGCAAGCACAATTGGCCAAGGCGCAAGCTGAGCTCGTCAACATGCAATGCCAGCAAGCCAATTTGGTTGCCTTTATTTGCATGGAAATGTCGACACAACCTAATCATCAGGAAGAGTACATGAGCGTTCAGCAATTACAACCTTACGCCGACACGAGTTGTTTTTCATCGGACGACAACAATTTGGGCTCGGCTTGGGAACCTCTTTGGACATGA